GGTAACGTCGCAACAATCGTACCTGAAGGTCAGGTTTTTGCCCTTCATTATTTGCTCCCAACGGATGTGAAAGAGGCTTATGATTTTTTGGCAGAGAGCAAGGTTGCAAATACTGACCTACCAGCTATTTATGCTGAAAAAAACCTCAAACTAATGGACTTATGGCCTCTTGGAGGCAGTCAATGGCTTACTAAGAAGAACATACAAAGTCCTTCTGATTTTGATGGAATGGCTTTTAGAACCATGGATACGCCTCTAATTGTCAAAAACTACGAAGCATACAACGCCAATCCTACGCCTGTCTCATACACTGATGTTTATAGCGGCTTGCAGCTAAATATGGTTTCAGGAGTAGAAAACCCGCTTGGTGCTTTAGTAGATATGAAATGGTACGAAGTTCAAGATTATTTAATCATGTCTAATCATATTATGTATCTTGAAGGTGTTTTCCTTAATGACAAATACTTTAATTCACTTCCTGAAGATCTGCAAATTATTCTAAGTGAAACTATTGATGAGATGCATGACTATGCTTTCGAACTTCAGAAAAAAGCTAATGAAGACGCTGGGAAAGTACTGGCTGAGAATGTCAAAGTGATGCATCTATCTAATGAACAGACTGCGAAATTCAAAGCTGCAGCGCTTCCTGTTCGTGATTATTTCAAGAAAAATGAAAGTGAAAGATCTGCTAAAGTACTTGAAGACCTAGAAGCAGAAATAAGCGCATTTGAAAAAAAGTAGATACAGAGATCTTCACATAATAGTAACTGTTAGAACAAATAAACCTAGGGCAGCATGACAGTGCTGCCCTTTTTAAAGTTATTAGGAGAAAATTATGACTCTAGCAAAAAAAGTCGCTGAATGGCGCCGTCACATCCATCAATATCCTGAGCTAAGCACTAAAGAGTTTAAAACTGCAGAATTCGTTGCTAATAAGCTTGAGACGTTTGGGCTAGAAGTACATCGTGGTATCGGTGGCACTGGTGTAGTAGGTATTTTGAAAAATGGTACTAGCACGCGTTCCATTGGTCTGCGCGCCGATATGGATGCTTTACAAATTCATGAACAAAATACTTTTGATTATGTCTCCAAAAATGAAGGCGTTATGCACGCTTGTGGTCATGACGGTCACACCGCCATGCTACTTGGTGCAGCTCATGTGTTGGCAGAAAATAAAAGCTTTGATGGCACCGTGTATTTTATTTTTCAGCCAGATGAAGAGCGCGGTACTGGGGCTAAAGCGATGATTGCTGATGGTTTATTCACCCGTTGGCACATGGATGCTATCTATGGCATGCACAATATCCCCGGTGTCGCCAAAGGCAAGTTTGTCACGCGACCAAACGCACTGATGGCCAGTGAAAGCAGCTTTAAAATTATCATCAATGCCACTGGTGGTCATGCCGCACTACCGCATATGGGTACTGACCCGATTGTCGTGGGCGCGCAAGTGGTGACCGCGCTGCAAACCATCGTCTCGCGCAATTTGAGTGCTATTGATGAAACCGCCGTGATTTCAGTGACTAACTTTGAGACTAATGGCACGGTGAATGTTATCCCCTCAAAGGTAACGATTACCGGAGACACACGTAGCTTTACCGATTCAGCAATGCACAAAATTGAAAAAGCTATTGAGCGCGTGGTGGCAGGGCAATGTATGTCGGCAGGCGTAGAATATGAGTATAATTTTAACAATAGCTATTTATCCACAGTTAATACGCCAGAGCAGACCGCCCACGCAGTAAGTGCTGCCCAGAAAGTAGTTGGCGCTGAGAATGTAGATGGCAGTTGCGAGCGTTACACCATTAGTGAGGACTTCTCATTTATGCTACGCGAAGTTGATGGCTGCTACATTTTAATTGGTAATGGGGAGGGCGAGTGTGGCGGTACCGCACTGCACAATCCGCTCTATGATTTTAATGACGATATTCTCTCAATTGGAATAGAATATTGGAAAACTTTAGTAAATAATCAGCTTGATTAGCGGTATCTGTATTTTATAATGTCTATATTTAGAAAACTAGAATTGCGGCTTTCATGTCGCAATTCTTTTTAATATTAGGGACTGTCCTAGATAAGTAAAATTATTTAGGATAGCCCGTAATTTTATTTTAAGTATTAGAAAAGTATTGCCGTAAGCTAGAGATTTTTATAAAAAGTCGTGATTTAATCAGAGCTATAGAGAAAGGTGGTTGGTACGAAGTAAGTGTTGTTGGTAGTCATGACTATTTTAAAGCGGGCTGGGTTGACTATCTGACTCGTTCATTTTCCAATACATAAACTTAAGATTATTAGGAGTTGAGGATGAAATATCCCATAGCAATCCAACAAGGTGATGACAATACTGCGTATGGCGTCATTATCCCAGATATA
The nucleotide sequence above comes from Psychrobacter sp. P2G3. Encoded proteins:
- a CDS encoding M20 aminoacylase family protein; its protein translation is MTLAKKVAEWRRHIHQYPELSTKEFKTAEFVANKLETFGLEVHRGIGGTGVVGILKNGTSTRSIGLRADMDALQIHEQNTFDYVSKNEGVMHACGHDGHTAMLLGAAHVLAENKSFDGTVYFIFQPDEERGTGAKAMIADGLFTRWHMDAIYGMHNIPGVAKGKFVTRPNALMASESSFKIIINATGGHAALPHMGTDPIVVGAQVVTALQTIVSRNLSAIDETAVISVTNFETNGTVNVIPSKVTITGDTRSFTDSAMHKIEKAIERVVAGQCMSAGVEYEYNFNNSYLSTVNTPEQTAHAVSAAQKVVGAENVDGSCERYTISEDFSFMLREVDGCYILIGNGEGECGGTALHNPLYDFNDDILSIGIEYWKTLVNNQLD
- the dctP gene encoding TRAP transporter substrate-binding protein DctP, which gives rise to MKNIKSYLALALSLPLLFGCGSNESASTNDPDKVYTVKVTHEEYADTVPDLYAKELAKRVEEKSNGRMKFEVFQVGQLGVGVDLVDHLLTGATQMAIMSPGNVATIVPEGQVFALHYLLPTDVKEAYDFLAESKVANTDLPAIYAEKNLKLMDLWPLGGSQWLTKKNIQSPSDFDGMAFRTMDTPLIVKNYEAYNANPTPVSYTDVYSGLQLNMVSGVENPLGALVDMKWYEVQDYLIMSNHIMYLEGVFLNDKYFNSLPEDLQIILSETIDEMHDYAFELQKKANEDAGKVLAENVKVMHLSNEQTAKFKAAALPVRDYFKKNESERSAKVLEDLEAEISAFEKK